The Prochlorococcus sp. MIT 1300 genome has a window encoding:
- a CDS encoding DUF805 domain-containing protein, translated as MINSYIKAWWRIFDFTGRTNRRDFWLFLLAYILITVCIAVLEGLIDSYSYGSILNKLASIILYSDLAKLIYSIYSLGIAVVALSITIRRIRDVGRSWLWLLIAFIPFLGPLLVIYWLTLPTNHLQPFNKSNILSSLGLRKLSLIASKNLKGKDNVARKCSQCGAMLKRFDALKCEYCGYEN; from the coding sequence ATGATTAATTCTTACATAAAGGCTTGGTGGAGAATATTTGATTTCACAGGGCGAACCAACCGCAGGGACTTTTGGCTTTTCCTTTTAGCATATATTTTGATAACAGTTTGTATAGCAGTTCTAGAAGGACTTATCGACTCTTATTCCTATGGATCTATTCTAAATAAACTCGCGAGTATTATTTTATATTCTGACTTGGCTAAATTAATTTATAGTATTTACTCTCTAGGAATCGCCGTCGTAGCTTTATCTATAACCATAAGACGCATAAGAGACGTAGGTAGATCATGGCTATGGTTGCTAATTGCTTTTATACCCTTCCTAGGTCCCTTGTTAGTTATTTATTGGCTTACTCTTCCTACAAATCATTTGCAGCCTTTTAACAAATCCAATATTTTAAGTAGTCTTGGCCTCCGCAAGTTAAGTCTCATAGCTAGTAAAAATCTTAAAGGTAAAGATAATGTCGCTAGAAAATGTAGCCAGTGCGGAGCTATGTTAAAAAGGTTTGACGCTCTAAAATGTGAATATTGTGGGTATGAGAACTAG
- a CDS encoding SPFH domain-containing protein encodes MVVLKIVRSAVAIVTIESPNGDQNLVWKYPSREITLGSQIIVNESEEALIYENGQLLQILQPGRHTVETGNIPGIEGLIKRSFSNKSPIIVEIWFVTKTASPSYKWGFQTQVRDKIHELIVPLGSYGSLLLRIEDSSSLVLQIVGKNSSMTKEGLKSFLIPIIERNVKNYIANSVIQKNIDIFTIDSYLGEASESVKESLDQDFARFGVKLMDFYIQGMEVIGDNPEYLKIKETLAEAASLRIKAKAANESKGFYQQERSLDVLDKAVEQKGGLAGNLLAGGLGVGLGINAAQKMASSITDSMTEPTKETISARNQSPSQGSTDLKQKLTALKEFFDSGLISKDEYEEKKKDLLNNL; translated from the coding sequence ATGGTGGTCTTAAAAATAGTTAGGTCTGCTGTGGCTATCGTAACAATTGAGAGTCCCAATGGTGATCAAAACCTGGTTTGGAAATATCCTTCAAGGGAAATCACTCTTGGATCTCAAATTATTGTAAATGAGAGTGAAGAGGCTTTAATCTATGAAAACGGTCAACTCCTACAAATACTTCAACCAGGAAGGCATACGGTTGAGACAGGAAATATTCCTGGTATAGAAGGACTTATTAAAAGATCCTTTAGCAATAAATCTCCAATCATTGTTGAAATATGGTTCGTCACAAAAACAGCTTCACCAAGCTACAAATGGGGATTTCAAACACAGGTGAGGGACAAGATACATGAACTTATTGTTCCTTTAGGATCATATGGTTCTTTGCTTCTAAGAATTGAAGATTCCTCTTCACTAGTGCTGCAGATTGTTGGAAAAAATTCTTCTATGACGAAAGAAGGCTTGAAGTCCTTTCTAATTCCAATCATAGAAAGAAACGTGAAAAACTATATAGCTAATAGCGTAATTCAAAAAAATATAGATATTTTCACCATCGACTCATATTTGGGTGAAGCATCCGAATCGGTAAAAGAGTCATTAGATCAGGATTTTGCAAGGTTTGGCGTGAAACTTATGGATTTTTATATCCAGGGTATGGAAGTTATTGGTGACAATCCAGAATACTTGAAGATAAAAGAAACCCTAGCCGAAGCAGCAAGTCTAAGAATAAAAGCTAAGGCTGCTAATGAATCTAAGGGTTTCTATCAGCAAGAAAGAAGTCTTGATGTACTAGACAAAGCTGTTGAACAAAAGGGTGGTTTGGCTGGGAACTTACTTGCTGGTGGGTTAGGAGTAGGTCTTGGTATAAATGCTGCTCAAAAAATGGCATCAAGTATCACAGACTCAATGACTGAACCGACAAAAGAAACGATTTCAGCAAGAAATCAATCACCCAGCCAAGGTTCAACTGATCTTAAGCAGAAATTAACCGCACTAAAAGAATTCTTTGACTCTGGTCTTATATCCAAAGATGAATATGAAGAAAAGAAGAAAGACCTACTCAATAACCTCTAG
- a CDS encoding lectin-like protein, whose amino-acid sequence MDSKKGLALGILLIFGVGVGNQLPGYAGPSDKFRTLSQCWNSPDFITPGELTNRFCIKTNGQIQRIDINGVVHKVKGRLNKPEKVRQQKPKPILKAIPLLYEYKIEDDELIRYSCKAKRINGKYKCLENSSTQRILKGIRPQGFYLKEGLRQQSEGRLENALQSYSKEIEINNDLASFYNRGLIHYELGNYVRTIEDLNYSINEKSESKDSYYWRSKAKARLEDYKGAINDLNRLESILNQEEIRANKNLSNIKDLVSHTRGDRTYVLVEGATWEEASENSKDLGGNLVTINDRNENKWLQTVFGRNSKSYKNEQTKQYWIGLRYKNQKFEWESGDRLRYSNWGLGYPDISIKNKNNTLYGKIDLNDQNSEGINNNGSWIISAGNNQEYGASYGIAEIKVPNLYVDEGYRFRDIYLLRAIQKRRLGDRQGAIRDLDQEIGRNPLNGQAYFERGVERYWKERGKACEDLVKGLRLGASTDSFTKLIGGEDQIDITKECKSILSTIVEGNEKNYKSERLRKESTELLIKYSVLLPVLVILVIAIIKRFQTP is encoded by the coding sequence ATGGATAGCAAAAAGGGATTGGCCTTAGGCATACTATTAATTTTCGGGGTAGGAGTTGGAAACCAGCTTCCTGGTTATGCAGGACCTAGCGATAAGTTTAGAACACTTAGCCAATGCTGGAACAGTCCTGACTTCATAACACCGGGGGAATTAACAAATAGATTTTGTATAAAAACCAATGGTCAGATCCAACGCATTGATATTAATGGTGTTGTCCATAAGGTAAAGGGTAGATTAAACAAGCCCGAGAAGGTAAGGCAACAAAAACCGAAGCCAATCCTCAAAGCAATACCACTATTATATGAATATAAGATTGAAGATGATGAGTTAATTCGATACTCTTGTAAAGCTAAAAGGATAAATGGTAAGTATAAATGTTTAGAAAATTCTTCCACCCAAAGAATCCTCAAAGGGATACGGCCACAAGGTTTCTACCTGAAGGAAGGTCTAAGACAACAGAGTGAAGGTAGGTTGGAAAATGCGCTTCAATCCTATTCAAAGGAAATTGAAATTAATAACGACTTGGCTTCATTCTATAATAGAGGTCTTATACATTATGAACTAGGGAATTATGTTCGTACCATCGAAGATTTAAATTATTCAATAAATGAAAAGTCAGAGTCGAAAGATAGTTATTATTGGAGAAGTAAAGCTAAAGCTAGGCTAGAGGACTACAAAGGTGCAATTAATGACCTTAACCGATTGGAAAGTATACTGAATCAAGAAGAAATTAGAGCCAACAAGAACCTCTCAAATATAAAGGACTTAGTCAGTCATACAAGAGGAGATAGAACTTATGTTTTAGTCGAAGGAGCGACTTGGGAAGAGGCAAGTGAAAATTCTAAAGATCTAGGAGGCAACCTTGTCACAATTAACGATAGGAACGAAAATAAGTGGTTACAAACAGTTTTTGGCAGAAACTCAAAATCATATAAAAATGAACAAACAAAACAATACTGGATAGGCTTAAGATATAAGAATCAAAAATTCGAATGGGAGTCAGGAGATAGGTTAAGGTATAGCAACTGGGGGCTTGGCTATCCTGATATAAGTATTAAGAACAAAAATAACACATTATATGGCAAGATAGACCTAAATGATCAGAATAGTGAAGGTATAAATAATAACGGTAGCTGGATAATTAGTGCAGGCAATAACCAGGAATATGGAGCAAGCTATGGAATTGCCGAAATCAAGGTGCCAAACCTGTACGTTGATGAAGGTTATAGATTCAGAGATATTTACTTATTAAGAGCAATTCAAAAAAGGAGACTCGGGGATCGGCAAGGTGCTATCAGAGACTTAGATCAAGAAATTGGGCGCAACCCGCTAAATGGACAAGCTTATTTTGAGCGAGGTGTCGAGAGGTACTGGAAAGAAAGGGGGAAAGCATGTGAGGACCTAGTGAAAGGTTTAAGGTTAGGTGCTTCAACAGATAGCTTTACAAAGCTAATAGGAGGAGAAGATCAGATTGATATAACTAAGGAGTGTAAATCAATACTGTCTACTATTGTCGAAGGTAATGAAAAAAATTATAAGTCAGAGAGGCTAAGAAAGGAATCCACAGAACTGCTCATTAAATACTCGGTGTTATTACCAGTATTAGTGATACTAGTTATAGCTATAATAAAAAGGTTTCAGACACCTTAG
- a CDS encoding DUF4090 family protein, with protein sequence MDLNITEAIDGPDALDAVPESIDRAIDDGIDLSGAPLPKDMVAFYKEVMQKEADRVCRVRVAMRKKIIATGSKHFDQETLNKRLLDAGWEGLKAAEIAYFFS encoded by the coding sequence ATGGATCTCAACATCACCGAAGCAATTGATGGGCCCGATGCACTTGACGCTGTCCCTGAGTCAATAGATCGCGCTATTGACGATGGGATCGATCTCAGCGGAGCACCATTACCCAAGGATATGGTTGCTTTCTACAAGGAAGTAATGCAAAAAGAGGCGGATCGCGTCTGTCGTGTTCGAGTCGCTATGAGAAAAAAGATTATTGCCACTGGCTCAAAACACTTTGATCAAGAGACATTAAATAAAAGATTACTGGATGCGGGTTGGGAAGGTTTAAAGGCTGCAGAAATAGCCTACTTCTTTAGCTAA
- a CDS encoding oxidoreductase — MTWTFSDIPNQSGRIVLVTGANSGLGFETTRALLEKNATVIMCCRSLAKGELARNKLLQEFDSNNVYLKHLELSDLSSILKLKDEVNMQFGGLNLLINNAGLMAIPRTLTNCGLELQFAVNHIGHMALTLCCLPLLVPFYDSRVITVSSGAQYIGTVNWEDLHGENGYNRWKAYAQSKLANVIFGVELDYRLKQKDIGVKSLLAHPGLALTNLQPASLELSGSFFEKFAYDLTKPLFQSARNGSLPQLRAATSPNVTGGEQFGPRFSIRGFPVICPIAEFALKVENRVRFWEISKRILSDNGFTYDKSLGL, encoded by the coding sequence ATGACTTGGACTTTTAGTGATATTCCCAACCAAAGTGGCAGAATTGTCCTTGTTACAGGGGCCAATAGTGGATTGGGATTTGAAACAACTAGAGCCTTACTAGAAAAAAATGCAACCGTAATTATGTGTTGCCGTAGTTTAGCAAAGGGAGAATTGGCTAGAAATAAACTATTACAAGAATTTGATTCCAATAATGTCTACTTAAAGCACCTTGAACTTTCCGATCTATCAAGCATCTTGAAACTTAAGGATGAAGTTAACATGCAATTTGGAGGTCTAAATCTGCTAATTAATAATGCAGGGCTTATGGCTATTCCTAGAACACTTACCAATTGTGGCCTAGAACTGCAATTTGCAGTAAATCATATAGGTCATATGGCTTTAACTCTTTGCTGCCTACCTTTATTAGTTCCTTTTTATGATTCTAGGGTTATAACAGTTTCGTCAGGTGCTCAATATATAGGAACAGTTAATTGGGAGGATCTTCATGGTGAAAACGGATATAATCGTTGGAAAGCCTATGCTCAGAGCAAACTTGCAAATGTAATTTTTGGAGTTGAATTAGATTATCGGCTCAAACAAAAAGATATAGGAGTTAAATCTCTTTTGGCTCATCCAGGCCTGGCTTTAACAAACCTCCAGCCTGCTTCCCTTGAATTAAGTGGATCTTTTTTCGAAAAGTTTGCTTATGATCTTACGAAACCCTTATTTCAAAGTGCTCGCAATGGTTCGTTGCCTCAGCTAAGAGCAGCAACTTCTCCTAATGTAACTGGGGGCGAGCAATTTGGCCCAAGGTTTTCTATAAGGGGGTTTCCTGTCATCTGTCCAATCGCCGAGTTTGCTCTAAAGGTTGAAAATAGAGTAAGGTTTTGGGAAATAAGTAAGAGGATCCTTTCCGATAATGGATTCACTTATGACAAATCCCTAGGACTATGA
- a CDS encoding MATH domain-containing protein, producing the protein MSEKSYLPQSISHKQLQNLLKSAQKEHHHSDQQNTNCSEELIEFEELLLNWSSLSKELIKTLKINHKHLGEGRKQRAMMALGALESHLRIALQAHDTFDMEN; encoded by the coding sequence ATGAGTGAAAAGAGTTATCTCCCACAATCAATCAGCCACAAACAACTTCAAAACCTTTTGAAATCAGCCCAGAAAGAACACCACCATTCAGATCAACAAAACACTAATTGCTCTGAGGAGCTTATAGAGTTCGAAGAATTGCTCCTTAATTGGTCCAGTCTCAGCAAGGAACTCATTAAGACATTGAAAATCAACCACAAACACCTTGGTGAAGGTAGAAAGCAACGAGCAATGATGGCCCTCGGGGCACTCGAGTCACACCTACGTATAGCCCTCCAAGCTCACGATACGTTCGACATGGAAAACTAA
- a CDS encoding chlorophyll a/b-binding protein, with product MKESRFKFAERLNGRLAMLGVSGLALIEITKGSGVMQQIQAIDPSNIWLMLGVYAS from the coding sequence ATGAAAGAAAGTCGATTTAAGTTTGCCGAAAGGCTGAATGGCAGGCTTGCGATGCTTGGAGTCTCAGGTCTAGCACTTATTGAGATAACCAAAGGCAGTGGGGTGATGCAACAAATTCAAGCCATTGACCCATCCAATATTTGGTTAATGCTTGGGGTGTATGCAAGCTAG